Proteins encoded together in one Porites lutea chromosome 2, jaPorLute2.1, whole genome shotgun sequence window:
- the LOC140928233 gene encoding xaa-Arg dipeptidase-like: MNCVYFEDNTELWRPSERTRVLFEETATWWNAAPAVVQFESEPTKDTSCNVNYLCFRPKMAASVAEVLKKKAKEAIDTYSSELFDLNRCIWQNPELGFNEIYAHDQLTEYLAARGFDVTPHYTLDTAFRAETGEDGGLTVGLICEYDALPEVGHACGHNLIAESGVAAALGLKIALEAVNQKRKLKIVVFGTPAEEGGGGKILMINNGCFKGVDFCMMVHPSPVDMLKPTILARDKVTVTYKGHASHAAAFPWEGVNALDAAVMAYNSISVLRQQMKPTWRVHGIITEGGVKPNIIPDRTQLKYYIRAPTVEELDLLRQKVTSCFEAAATATGCKVFAEWGAMCYEDLVSNDTLAELYKANAESLGVAFICADFLASTDMGNVSHEVPSIHPVYAIDTTAPNHSHAFTTAAITEKANERTLIASKAMAMTAIDVLCNSDLINKVKKDFNN; this comes from the exons atgaattgtgtttacttcgaagacaacactgagctgtggaggccgagcgagcgaactc GCGTTTTATTTGAAGAAACCGCCACATGGTGGAATGCTGCGCCCGCGGTCGTACAGTTCGAATCCGAACCAACAAAGGATACTTCATGTAACGTTAATTATCTTTGCTTCCGACCAAAAATGGCGGCAAGTGTCGCGGAAGTATTGAAGAAGAAAGCAAAAGAGGCGATAGACACGTATTCTTCAGAGTTGTTTGATCTTAACCGATGTATATGGCAAAATCCAGAGCTTGGCTTTAATGAGATATACGCTCACGATCAGTTAACAGAGTATTTAGCAGCACGAGGTTTTGATGTGACGCCTCATTACACTTTGGATACCGCTTTTCGTGCTGAAACTGGTGAAGATGGAGGCCTTACAGTTGGTTTGATTTGTGAATATGACGCTTTACCAGAAGTGGGTCACGCGTGTGGACACAATTTGATCGCTGAATCTGGTGTAGCTGCTGCTTTAG GTCTCAAGATTGCTTTGGAGGCCGTCAACCAGAAGCGTAAGTTGAAAATAGTAGTTTTTGGAACTCCAGCTGAAGAAGGTGGAGGAGGCAAGATTTTGATGATTAATAATGGCTGCTTTAAAGGTGTTGACTTTTGTATGATGGTCCATCCTAGCCCAGTGGATATGCTGAAACCAACCATCTTAGCTCGAGATAAAGTCACAGTCACCTACAAAGGTCATGCCTCTCATGCTGCAGCATTCCCGTGGGAAGGAGTCAATGCACTGGATGCAGCAGTTATGGCTTATAATAGTATAAGCGTGTTACGACAACAGATGAAGCCCACATGGCGAGTTCATGGTATCATCACTGAGGGAGGTGTGAAGCCTAACATCATTCCTGACCGCACCCAGCTAAAGTATTACATTAGAGCTCCAACTGTCGAGGAGCTTGACTTGTTACGGCAAAAGGTGACAAGTTGTTTTGAAGCTGCAGCAACAGCTACTG GCTGCAAGGTTTTTGCAGAATGGGGAGCAATGTGTTATGAAGACTTGGTCAGCAATGACACCCTTGCTGAACTCTATAAGGCAAATGCAGAGAGTTTAGGAGTAGCCTTTATCTGTGCAGATTTTTTAGCGTCAACTGACATGGGCAATGTTTCTCATGAAGTTCCCTCGATTCATCCAGTGTATGCTATCGACACTACAGCCCCTAATCATTCCCATGCATTTACCACGGCAGCAATCACAGAGAAAGCTAACGAGAGGACCTTGATTGCAAGCAAAGCGATGGCTATGACAGCTATTGACGTGTTGTGCAACTCTGATTTGattaacaaagtgaaaaaggACTTTAACAATTGA
- the LOC140926008 gene encoding uncharacterized protein, producing MSFSAFDFPTNEMNVTILSHGLLSFTLDIKDYDYFSAADDVDRFNFKEEQIVPTPWMESVKWKTISLGGPGHPSTMSLAYHVQCNANYYGPNCTKYCLAKDTDIAGHYTCDKTSGEWVCRAGWHSASCKVYCVPHDDATHGHYTCESSTGRKVCLHGWYGSSCKVHCLLRNDSLAGFTCNSQGQKICLRNWFGKNQCNVYCKATNDSTSGYACDAVGNKLCLQGWYGPSCDCKPRNDYSMGYTCNTTTGKRECLVRWFGRDCGVFCFPRNDSGGHYTCDSVTGAKKCLPEWFGENCTVFCKARNDSLGQHECSVNGSRLCARNWFGPSCRVFCAARKDNLAHFTCHPKTGHKICGKDWYGENCSTNCVPHDSDWFGHYNCSKIDGSKQCHDNWYGERCTRFCAPHDDPSGHYTCNEINGSKVCSKNWFGSECKRYCRAINDSQGHYYCSVEDGTKICLKNWHGPNCSVYCTPRNDSMGHYRCDSNDGSKICHPNFYGRNCSAHCVSKQSDLYGYYDCKGKDGSKICYRNWYGRNCSVYCEGRNDSQGHYECNAVDGSISCHQDWYGPLCIVHCRPRNNHGGHYICDFRTGRRICIPGWNGEFCDQGEQM from the coding sequence ATGTCATTTTCTGCTTTTGATTTTCCCACTAATGAAATGAATGTCACAATATTATCACATGGTCTTTTGAGTTTTACACTCGACATCAAGGACTATGATTACTTCTCGGCGGCGGATGACGTGGATCGCTTCAACTTCAAAGAGGAGCAAATTGTACCGACTCCATGGATGGAATCAGTAAAGTGGAAAACGATTTCCCTGGGTGGGCCAGGCCATCCTTCCACTATGTCTTTGGCATATCACGTGCAGTGTAATGCAAATTATTACGGACCAAATTGTACAAAGTACTGCCTAGCGAAAGACACCGATATTGCAGGACACTATACTTGCGATAAAACGTCTGGTGAATGGGTTTGTCGAGCTGGATGGCATAGCGCCAGCTGTAAGGTGTACTGTGTCCCCCATGATGATGCCACACATGGGCACTACACATGCGAGTCTAGTACAGGAAGAAAGGTCTGTCTGCACGGCTGGTATGGCTCTAGTTGCAAAGTCCACTGTTTGCTTAGGAATGACTCTTTGGCAGGTTTCACTTGCAATTCACAAGGGCAGAAAATTTGTTTGCGGAATTGGTTCGGTAAAAATCAATGCAATGTCTATTGCAAGGCAACCAATGATTCAACTTCAGGTTACGCCTGTGATGCAGTTGGGAACAAGCTGTGCTTACAAGGCTGGTATGGTCCATCGTGTGATTGCAAACCAAGAAATGATTACTCTATGGGCTATACATGTAATACCACTACGGGAAAAAGAGAATGCCTGGTGAGATGGTTTGGAAGAGACTGcggtgttttttgttttccaagaaacGACTCCGGAGGTCATTATACCTGTGACAGTGTCACTGGAGCAAAGAAATGTCTACCAGAGTGGTTTGGTGAGAACTGCACCGTATTCTGCAAGGCCAGAAATGATTCGCTGGGCCAACACGAGTGCTCAGTAAATGGTAGCCGACTCTGCGCAAGGAACTGGTTTGGCCCGAGCTGCCGTGTTTTCTGTGCTGCTAGAAAAGACAACCTGGCTCACTTCACTTGCCATCCGAAGACGGGGCATAAAATTTGCGGGAAAGATTGGTACGGTGAGAATTGTAGCACAAATTGTGTTCCTCATGACAGCGATTGGTTTGGTCACTATAACTGCAGTAAGATCGACGGAAGTAAACAGTGTCATGACAACTGGTACGGTGAACGTTGTACTCGTTTCTGTGCTCCCCACGATGACCCCAGTGGGCATTACACCTGCAATGAAATAAATGGTAGTAAGGTTTGTTCGAAGAACTGGTTTGGAAGTGAATGCAAGAGGTACTGCAGAGCAATTAACGATTCTCAAGGACACTACTATTGCAGTGTTGAAGATGGGACCAAGATATGTCTGAAGAACTGGCATGGACCGAACTGTTCCGTGTACTGCACACCAAGAAATGACTCCATGGGACATTACCGGTGCGATTCTAATGACGGCAGTAAAATATGTCATCCGAACTTTTACGGCCGAAATTGCTCCGCACATTGCGTTTCAAAGCAAAGCGATTTGTATGGTTATTATGACTGCAAAGGAAAGGATGGTAGTAAGATCTGCTACCGTAACTGGTATGGAAGAAACTGTAGCGTGTATTGTGAAGGACGAAATGACTCCCAAGGTCATTACGAGTGTAATGCGGTAGATGGGAGTATCAGTTGTCACCAAGATTGGTACGGTCCTCTATGTATTGTGCACTGTCGTCCAAGGAACAATCACGGGGGGCATTACATCTGTGACTTCAGAACAGGGAGGAGAATATGTATTCCAGGATGGAATGGGGAGTTTTGTGACCAGGGTGAGCAAATGTGA